Proteins found in one Seonamhaeicola sp. S2-3 genomic segment:
- a CDS encoding TonB-dependent receptor codes for MKFILLLFISSLPLNLLSQEISGRVFSNGQPMPFANVYIEEIKKGSITNENGFYTINNIKKGQYTLIASFTGYKTQKKRITANNKNIQIDFHLNELAMLDEVVVTGTLKAVSRLESPVPVEVYSPTFLKKNPTPNIFEALQNVNGVRPQINCSVCNTGDIHINGLEGPYTLVLIDGMPIVSGLSTVYGLSGIPNSLIEQIEIVKGPASSLYGSEAVGGLINIITKLPENAPIVFADSYVSGWGEVNTDIGFKARLGNKTDILTGINYFNYSNPIDNNNDNFTDVTLQDRVSVFQKWNFKRTNNRLFSLAGRFFYEDRWGGEMQWNPSYRGGNEIYGESIYTNRFEILGKYQLPVNEKILLQFSYTDHHQNSVYGDTPYIADQRIGFTQFTWDKPLKNHDLLFGVAARYNFYNDNTPATPKADKLVIPSLFVQDEIKLNKKHNLLLGGRYDYDKRHGNILTPRIAYKFKPTDNDIFRINAGTGFRVVNLFTEEHAALTGARDVVITEALKPERSYNINLNYMTKIFTKSSIIIGLDASAWYTHFDNVILPDYDTNPNQIIYDNLDGKAISQGVSVNMDVMFSNGIKLLAGATIQDVSKTENNVTERQILTESFTGTWSASYKNYKYYFTVDYTGNLYGPMKLPLLSDLDPRQAESPYWSIQNIQLTFDGLKNFEIYGGVKNLLNWTPNKGNPFIIARAHDPFDEEVQFDSNGNAIATANNPYALTFDPAYVYGPNQGRRLFFGLRYTLN; via the coding sequence ATGAAATTTATATTACTATTATTTATCAGTTCTCTACCATTAAACCTGTTAAGTCAAGAAATAAGTGGCCGTGTATTTTCTAATGGCCAGCCTATGCCCTTTGCAAATGTTTATATTGAAGAAATTAAAAAAGGCTCTATAACCAACGAAAACGGATTTTACACTATTAACAACATTAAAAAAGGGCAATACACTTTAATAGCATCGTTTACTGGGTACAAAACTCAAAAAAAACGTATTACTGCAAACAATAAGAACATCCAAATAGACTTTCATTTAAATGAATTAGCAATGCTAGATGAAGTAGTAGTTACAGGAACTTTAAAAGCAGTTTCTCGTTTAGAAAGCCCTGTTCCCGTAGAAGTTTATTCGCCTACTTTTTTAAAGAAAAACCCAACGCCCAATATTTTTGAGGCCTTGCAAAACGTAAATGGTGTACGCCCGCAAATTAACTGTAGTGTCTGCAATACTGGAGATATACATATTAATGGATTAGAAGGCCCTTACACTTTGGTTTTAATTGACGGCATGCCCATTGTAAGCGGACTTTCAACCGTTTACGGACTTTCGGGCATTCCCAACTCGCTCATAGAACAGATTGAAATAGTTAAAGGACCTGCTTCTTCGCTTTACGGTAGTGAAGCCGTTGGCGGACTTATTAATATTATTACAAAATTACCCGAAAACGCACCTATAGTATTTGCTGATAGTTACGTTTCTGGTTGGGGTGAAGTAAATACAGATATTGGATTTAAAGCTCGATTAGGAAACAAAACAGACATACTAACCGGCATAAACTATTTTAATTACAGTAATCCTATTGACAATAACAACGACAATTTTACAGACGTAACTCTTCAAGATAGGGTGTCGGTATTTCAAAAATGGAATTTCAAACGCACTAACAATCGGCTTTTTTCTTTGGCAGGTCGGTTTTTTTATGAAGACCGTTGGGGTGGTGAAATGCAATGGAATCCTTCGTACCGTGGAGGTAATGAAATTTACGGAGAAAGTATTTACACCAATCGTTTTGAAATTTTAGGAAAATACCAATTACCTGTTAATGAAAAGATACTTCTTCAGTTTTCGTATACAGATCATCATCAAAATTCAGTATATGGTGATACGCCCTATATAGCAGACCAACGTATTGGGTTTACTCAATTTACATGGGATAAACCGCTTAAAAATCATGATTTGCTATTTGGGGTAGCGGCTCGTTATAATTTTTACAACGACAATACACCTGCCACTCCTAAAGCAGATAAACTTGTTATCCCCTCTCTATTTGTTCAAGATGAAATAAAATTAAATAAAAAACACAACCTACTTTTAGGTGGTCGTTATGATTACGATAAAAGGCATGGTAACATTCTCACACCTAGAATAGCATATAAATTTAAACCAACAGACAACGACATATTCCGTATTAATGCTGGTACTGGGTTTAGAGTAGTTAATTTATTTACAGAAGAACATGCAGCACTTACAGGAGCAAGAGATGTGGTTATAACCGAAGCCCTAAAACCAGAACGCTCATATAACATTAATCTTAATTATATGACAAAAATTTTTACTAAAAGCAGTATTATTATTGGTTTAGATGCCTCGGCTTGGTACACCCACTTTGATAACGTTATTTTACCAGATTACGATACTAACCCTAACCAAATTATTTATGATAATTTAGACGGAAAAGCCATAAGCCAAGGGGTTAGTGTTAATATGGATGTTATGTTTTCTAATGGCATAAAATTGTTAGCAGGTGCAACCATTCAAGATGTATCTAAAACCGAAAATAATGTTACAGAACGCCAAATTTTAACCGAAAGTTTTACGGGTACTTGGTCGGCTTCGTACAAAAACTACAAATACTATTTTACCGTAGATTATACTGGAAATCTTTATGGCCCTATGAAATTACCACTTTTGAGCGACTTAGACCCTAGACAAGCCGAATCCCCCTATTGGAGCATTCAAAACATTCAACTTACTTTTGATGGTTTAAAAAACTTTGAAATTTATGGAGGCGTAAAAAACCTACTTAATTGGACCCCAAATAAGGGCAACCCATTTATAATTGCTAGAGCTCATGATCCGTTTGATGAAGAAGTACAATTTGATAGCAACGGAAATGCAATTGCGACAGCGAACAACCCATATGCCTTAACTTTTGACCCAGCTTATGTATATGGACCAAACCAAGGAAGACGTTTGTTTTTTGGGTTGAGATACACTTTAAACTAA
- a CDS encoding efflux RND transporter periplasmic adaptor subunit, with protein sequence MTQTYKLLTISFLLAVLGCKNSEKNAQNLANDNRIVISKEQFNANNMALGQLEKKTFPVSVKVNGMIDVPPENKATVNAIVGGYVKSISLLVGNKVKKGQMLVSIENPEFIKMQQEYLEIKEQLNYLKSEYNRQNTMFKENIISEKKFLKAESEFKSAVAKYNGLKKQLSLININPSKVEQGKITSVANIFAPINGSITNIFVSKGSYVTPSSPILEIIDNSHIHLELSVYEKDIMYIKKHQTIHFNIPESSNKTYEAEVHLVGTSIDENRTIRVHAHPKDESQHFLTGMFVNAEIVTDEITSSALPQNAIVEMENNHYLLVLDEVDEQNYYFTQTKVTVGNTHDGYTEIKSVNPENSNAQYLTNGAFSLVGI encoded by the coding sequence ATGACTCAAACATATAAATTATTAACTATAAGCTTTTTATTGGCTGTTTTAGGATGTAAAAATTCTGAAAAAAACGCTCAAAATTTAGCAAATGATAATCGTATTGTAATTTCAAAAGAACAATTTAATGCTAATAATATGGCTTTGGGCCAATTAGAAAAAAAGACTTTTCCGGTTAGTGTAAAAGTAAATGGTATGATAGATGTTCCGCCAGAAAACAAAGCCACCGTAAATGCTATTGTAGGCGGCTATGTAAAATCTATTTCATTACTAGTAGGCAATAAGGTTAAAAAAGGGCAAATGTTAGTTTCTATAGAAAATCCTGAGTTTATTAAAATGCAACAAGAATATCTGGAAATTAAAGAGCAGCTTAATTACTTAAAGTCTGAATACAACAGACAAAATACTATGTTTAAAGAAAATATTATTTCAGAAAAGAAATTTTTAAAAGCCGAAAGTGAATTTAAGTCTGCCGTTGCAAAATACAACGGTCTTAAAAAACAATTATCACTAATAAACATAAACCCTTCAAAAGTAGAACAAGGAAAAATAACGTCTGTAGCTAATATTTTTGCACCCATAAATGGTAGTATTACCAACATATTTGTTTCAAAAGGTAGTTATGTAACCCCTTCCTCACCCATTTTAGAGATTATTGATAATAGCCATATTCATTTAGAACTTTCGGTTTATGAAAAAGACATTATGTATATTAAAAAACACCAAACAATACACTTTAACATTCCTGAAAGCTCTAATAAAACCTATGAAGCCGAAGTACATTTAGTAGGCACCTCTATTGATGAAAATAGAACCATTAGAGTGCATGCACACCCAAAAGATGAATCGCAACATTTTCTAACGGGTATGTTTGTTAATGCCGAAATTGTAACTGATGAAATTACCTCTAGTGCCTTACCACAAAATGCAATTGTTGAGATGGAAAACAACCATTATCTGCTTGTTTTAGATGAAGTAGATGAACAAAACTATTATTTTACACAAACAAAAGTAACTGTTGGAAACACCCATGATGGTTATACAGAAATTAAAAGTGTAAATCCAGAAAACAGCAACGCTCAATATCTCACAAATGGTGCCTTTAGTTTAGTTGGTATATAA
- a CDS encoding CusA/CzcA family heavy metal efflux RND transporter: protein MLSYIIKFSLRNKYLILIFTAFIIGFGLYALSKISIGAVPDVTNNQVQVITTSRNLSTQDMEQFITYPVELEMANLPGVQEIRSVSKFGLSVVTIVFDDAIGTYLPRQLIAEKIKSASEKIPEGFGKPEMGPITTGLGEIYQYILDVKPEYKDNYTAQDLRTIQDWIVKRQLSGIPGVVEVNTWGGFLKQYEVALNINKLNAMQISAHEVFSALEKNNSVAGGGYIEKVNQAYFIRGDGLVTSLDDIRNIVIKNTNGIPVYIKDVAKVGFGNATRFGAITGNGEGEKVLGQVMMLKGANSKEVIEAVKERVDAISKSLPKGVYINAFLDRSELIAKTTFTITENLVLGCLIVVFVVVLLLGNIRSGLVVASVIPLCLLFAISLMYIFGVDANLMSLGAIDFGIIIDGAVIIVEFIAFQITKNQAKIVSLSKNQLQPFKDSITFNGASKMMNSAIFGQLIILIVFIPILSLSGVEGKMFKPMALTFSFALVGAMIFCFTYVPVAATLFLKPTVQSNKNISIRLMRFLNNIYNPTINWAFRSKKLVLGLAATLLAIAIYIFTTMGGEFVPTLDEGDFVIQPVLKTGTSLKKTVEITTKIENILLEKFPEVKQVVTRIGAAEVPTDPMSMEESDVIIVLKPKNEWVSATSKDELADKFKEALAIIPGMEVEFTQPIEMRFNELITGVRADIAIKIFGEDLDILSKKGNEIKSLIEHVEGAADITVEKIDGLPQMSVEYNRAKIARYGLNIEDLNTMLSMGFAGKTVGQVFEGEKRFDLVVRLDQNNRTDIENIKNLYVDLPNGGKVPMHELANITYKKGAAKISRDDTKRRIVVGINVRNRDLESVVKDIQSLIDKNINLPAGYSITYGGQFENLETAKSRLEVAVPIALILIFIMLYFAFKSLKEALLIFSAIPLAAVGGVLLLWFRGMPFSISAGVGFIALFGIAVLNGIVLIEHFKELNHKDFKDMETLIKHGAKDRLRAVLLTASAAALGFLPMAVSTNAGAEVQRPLATVVIGGLITSTILTLVVLPILYSYFVKFKKIRIKKKMKPSSITVILILFGLMTSKSFGQNNQNSLNDLIKIAIENNSGLKANHLKMMQSKALINSAFNFDKTEIYYGYDENNLASNNKPISVFGVQQEFMFPTVYGSQKKLQNANYNLESSSYAIKEKALMRKITSSYYQYIFTLEKARIHKTLDSLYQNFAHNAQRRFELGETNYLEKITAKSKQRQVNLNLTKAKDEVAIAYTQLMSLVQSDDSLLIAVQPLKKIDIALTNLNESAEISLYTHAIAVAEQSRKLEQQKLLPDITLNYFQGSNSGITSNLTGYQIGLKIPLLFTGKASKIKASKISEDIAAEKLQDYAIQLKTKRKVLLSQLSKYQKALDYFETEDFQLSKEILKTANSSFKNGEIDFYQYILSLENAYQIQLNYLENLNTYNQTVIAINFLTL from the coding sequence ATGTTATCTTATATTATAAAATTTAGCTTACGGAATAAATACCTTATTCTAATTTTTACCGCGTTTATAATTGGTTTTGGCTTATATGCCTTGTCAAAAATTTCTATTGGTGCTGTACCAGATGTAACCAATAATCAGGTACAAGTAATTACTACATCTAGAAATCTATCTACGCAGGATATGGAACAGTTTATTACCTATCCTGTAGAGTTAGAAATGGCAAATTTACCTGGTGTTCAAGAAATTCGTTCGGTGTCAAAATTTGGGTTATCGGTAGTAACCATTGTTTTTGATGATGCTATTGGCACCTATTTACCTCGTCAACTTATTGCCGAAAAAATAAAATCGGCTTCAGAAAAAATTCCTGAAGGCTTTGGCAAACCAGAAATGGGACCTATAACCACCGGGTTAGGAGAAATCTACCAATATATTCTAGATGTTAAACCCGAATATAAAGATAATTATACCGCTCAAGATTTACGCACCATACAAGATTGGATTGTAAAACGACAATTATCAGGAATACCCGGTGTGGTAGAAGTAAACACTTGGGGCGGATTTTTAAAACAGTATGAAGTGGCTTTAAACATCAACAAATTAAACGCTATGCAAATTTCGGCTCATGAGGTTTTTAGTGCCTTAGAGAAAAACAATAGTGTTGCTGGTGGTGGTTATATTGAAAAAGTAAATCAAGCTTATTTTATTAGAGGAGATGGTTTGGTGACTTCTCTAGATGACATTAGAAATATTGTTATTAAAAACACCAACGGTATTCCTGTTTATATAAAAGACGTAGCTAAAGTAGGTTTTGGAAATGCTACCCGGTTTGGTGCTATAACTGGAAATGGCGAAGGTGAAAAAGTACTAGGGCAAGTCATGATGCTTAAAGGCGCCAACTCTAAAGAAGTTATTGAAGCAGTAAAAGAACGTGTTGATGCCATTTCAAAATCATTACCTAAAGGCGTGTATATTAATGCCTTTTTAGATCGAAGTGAACTCATTGCAAAAACCACATTTACTATAACCGAAAACCTAGTTTTAGGTTGTCTTATTGTGGTGTTTGTGGTAGTACTCCTTTTAGGAAACATCCGCTCTGGTTTGGTAGTGGCATCGGTAATTCCGCTCTGTTTATTATTTGCCATATCACTCATGTATATTTTTGGGGTAGATGCTAATTTAATGAGTCTAGGGGCTATTGATTTTGGGATTATCATTGACGGCGCCGTTATTATAGTTGAGTTTATTGCTTTTCAAATCACCAAAAATCAAGCAAAAATTGTATCGTTATCTAAAAACCAACTTCAGCCATTTAAAGATAGTATTACATTTAACGGAGCTTCAAAAATGATGAATTCTGCCATTTTTGGGCAGCTCATTATACTCATTGTATTCATTCCTATTTTATCATTAAGTGGTGTTGAAGGCAAAATGTTTAAACCTATGGCATTAACCTTTAGTTTTGCTTTAGTAGGCGCCATGATTTTTTGTTTTACCTATGTACCTGTAGCAGCTACGTTATTTTTAAAACCCACTGTACAATCCAATAAAAATATATCCATTCGCTTAATGCGCTTTTTAAATAACATCTATAACCCAACCATAAATTGGGCTTTTAGAAGTAAAAAACTGGTACTTGGTTTAGCTGCTACATTATTAGCTATTGCTATTTACATATTTACAACCATGGGTGGCGAATTTGTGCCCACTTTAGATGAAGGCGATTTTGTTATTCAACCGGTTTTAAAAACAGGAACTTCATTAAAAAAGACTGTTGAAATCACCACAAAAATTGAAAACATCTTGCTAGAAAAATTTCCAGAGGTAAAACAAGTGGTAACCAGAATTGGTGCTGCCGAAGTTCCAACAGACCCTATGTCTATGGAAGAAAGTGATGTTATTATTGTACTAAAACCAAAAAATGAATGGGTATCGGCAACTTCTAAAGACGAATTAGCCGATAAATTTAAGGAGGCACTAGCTATAATTCCCGGTATGGAAGTAGAATTTACCCAACCTATTGAAATGCGGTTCAATGAACTTATAACAGGGGTTAGGGCAGATATAGCCATTAAAATTTTTGGTGAAGATTTAGATATTCTTTCAAAAAAAGGAAATGAAATAAAATCACTCATTGAACATGTAGAAGGTGCTGCCGATATAACTGTTGAAAAAATTGATGGCTTACCCCAAATGAGTGTAGAATATAACAGAGCAAAAATTGCCCGATACGGATTAAATATTGAAGACCTCAACACCATGCTTTCTATGGGATTTGCAGGTAAAACCGTAGGGCAAGTTTTTGAAGGTGAAAAACGCTTTGACTTAGTGGTAAGACTAGACCAAAATAACCGTACAGACATAGAAAACATTAAAAACTTATATGTTGATTTACCCAACGGTGGTAAAGTACCCATGCATGAATTAGCTAATATTACTTACAAAAAAGGCGCTGCAAAAATTTCAAGAGATGATACCAAAAGAAGAATAGTGGTTGGAATTAATGTAAGAAATAGAGATTTAGAATCGGTTGTAAAAGACATACAATCACTCATTGATAAAAACATCAACCTTCCCGCAGGTTATAGCATCACCTATGGTGGCCAATTTGAAAATTTAGAAACCGCCAAATCTAGATTAGAAGTAGCCGTACCTATTGCGCTCATCCTTATTTTTATTATGCTCTACTTCGCATTTAAATCTTTAAAAGAAGCGCTCTTAATATTCTCTGCTATACCATTAGCAGCGGTTGGTGGCGTACTACTATTGTGGTTTAGAGGCATGCCTTTTAGCATTTCTGCAGGGGTAGGTTTTATTGCATTATTTGGTATTGCTGTTTTAAACGGTATTGTACTCATTGAACATTTTAAAGAATTAAATCATAAAGATTTTAAAGACATGGAAACATTGATAAAACATGGTGCTAAAGATAGGCTTCGTGCTGTATTGTTAACAGCATCTGCAGCAGCTTTAGGATTTTTACCCATGGCTGTTTCAACCAATGCGGGTGCAGAAGTGCAGCGTCCGTTAGCCACCGTGGTAATTGGCGGATTAATAACTTCTACCATACTTACGCTTGTTGTATTACCTATACTCTATTCTTACTTTGTGAAGTTTAAAAAAATTAGAATCAAGAAGAAAATGAAACCATCTTCTATAACGGTTATACTAATATTATTCGGTTTAATGACTTCTAAATCTTTTGGACAAAACAATCAAAATTCGCTAAATGACCTTATTAAAATAGCTATAGAAAATAACTCAGGACTCAAAGCAAACCATTTAAAAATGATGCAGTCAAAGGCTTTAATAAATAGTGCCTTCAATTTTGATAAAACAGAAATTTACTATGGTTATGATGAAAATAATTTAGCTAGTAACAATAAACCCATTAGCGTTTTTGGTGTTCAACAAGAATTCATGTTTCCTACTGTTTATGGTTCTCAAAAAAAACTACAAAACGCTAATTACAATTTAGAATCTTCTAGTTATGCCATAAAAGAAAAAGCCTTAATGCGCAAAATAACATCTAGCTACTATCAATATATTTTTACTTTAGAAAAAGCACGAATTCACAAAACTTTAGATAGTTTATATCAAAATTTTGCTCACAATGCACAACGACGTTTTGAGTTGGGTGAAACTAATTATTTAGAAAAAATAACAGCTAAATCTAAACAACGGCAAGTAAACTTAAACCTTACAAAAGCAAAAGACGAAGTTGCTATTGCATACACCCAATTAATGAGTTTGGTGCAAAGTGACGATAGCTTACTAATTGCTGTTCAGCCTTTAAAAAAGATAGATATAGCTTTAACAAATTTAAACGAAAGTGCAGAAATATCGCTTTACACCCATGCTATTGCAGTAGCAGAACAATCTAGAAAATTAGAACAACAAAAATTGTTGCCAGATATAACGTTAAACTACTTTCAAGGCAGTAATTCTGGGATAACTTCTAATTTAACAGGCTATCAAATTGGATTAAAAATTCCTTTGTTATTCACTGGAAAGGCTTCAAAAATAAAAGCTTCAAAAATTTCAGAAGATATAGCTGCAGAAAAGCTTCAAGATTACGCCATTCAATTAAAAACCAAGCGAAAAGTATTACTATCACAATTAAGTAAGTACCAAAAAGCATTAGATTATTTTGAAACTGAAGATTTTCAACTTTCAAAGGAAATTTTAAAAACCGCCAATAGCAGCTTTAAAAACGGCGAGATAGATTTTTATCAGTATATCTTAAGTCTGGAGAATGCTTACCAAATTCAGCTTAATTATCTAGAAAACCTCAACACATACAACCAAACCGTTATAGCAATTAATTTCTTAACCCTTTAA
- a CDS encoding FeoA family protein, translated as MKETIANLKKGERGIITDVSSIHIPLKLLEMGCLPGNTVELVQVAPFADPMYLNINGSHLAIRKETAIHILIEKVANE; from the coding sequence TTGAAGGAGACTATTGCAAATCTTAAAAAAGGCGAACGCGGTATAATTACAGATGTTTCGTCTATTCACATACCGTTAAAACTACTTGAAATGGGGTGTTTACCAGGTAATACTGTAGAGCTTGTTCAAGTAGCTCCTTTTGCAGATCCTATGTATTTAAACATCAATGGATCTCACCTAGCCATTAGAAAGGAAACTGCTATTCATATTTTAATTGAAAAAGTAGCGAATGAGTAA
- the feoB gene encoding ferrous iron transport protein B, translated as MSKQINVALIGNPNTGKTSVFNALTGLNQKVGNYPGITVDKKEGVCKLTRNLKAHILDLPGTYSLNASSLDESVVIELLLNKNGKDFPDVAVLVTDVENLKRNLLLFTQIKDLEIPTLLVINMADRMSRKGISLNVEHLEELLNTKIAVVSTRKNEGIDKLKELITNYNTLNTKPCLDISSIDKNYFENLKKTFPNQSLYKLWLVITQDVNFGKIERNDFNDINDFKTKSNADLKRLQQKETIKRYQFINNVLKKGLTIDLANASDLRIKLDRILTHKFWGYIIFLVILFLMFQAVYDWATYPTDLIDEGFASLANWVKNTLPPGVFTNLLSEGIIAGIGGIMVFIPPIAFLFLFIALLEESGYMSRVVFLMDKIMRRFGLSGKSVVPLISGNACAVPAIMAARNIENWKERLITILVTPFTTCSARLPVYVIIIALVIPEGTFLGMGYKALTLMALYVIGFLTAIVSAYILNKILKIKSKTYFVIEMPSYKIPLFKNVALTVIEKTKAFVLEAGKIILAISIILWVLASYGPGENFNNAEEIIKTEYTQASEKELEDKIAAHKLEHSYIGIIGKSIEPVIRPLGYDWKIGIGLVTSFAAREVFVGTLATIYSVGSANDSEDEDTIKNKMAAEVHPDGTKVFTLASGISLLLFYAFAMQCMSTLAIAKRETNSWKWPMLQLVFMSGFAYIAALIAFQFLK; from the coding sequence ATGAGTAAGCAAATAAATGTAGCTCTAATTGGGAACCCCAATACAGGAAAGACCTCTGTATTTAATGCTCTTACAGGCTTAAATCAAAAAGTTGGTAATTACCCTGGTATTACTGTTGATAAAAAAGAAGGCGTTTGCAAACTAACACGCAACCTTAAAGCACACATTCTAGATTTACCCGGAACATACAGTTTAAATGCATCATCATTAGATGAGAGCGTAGTAATTGAGTTGCTTTTAAACAAAAATGGTAAAGATTTCCCAGATGTAGCGGTATTGGTAACAGATGTTGAAAATCTTAAACGTAATTTACTTTTATTTACTCAAATAAAAGATTTAGAAATACCCACACTATTGGTAATTAATATGGCCGATAGAATGTCTAGAAAAGGTATTTCTTTAAATGTTGAGCACCTTGAAGAACTACTAAACACCAAAATTGCCGTTGTTAGTACTCGTAAAAATGAAGGTATAGATAAATTAAAAGAGCTCATTACTAATTACAATACGCTAAATACCAAACCCTGTTTAGATATTAGCAGTATTGATAAAAATTATTTTGAAAATTTAAAAAAAACATTTCCTAACCAATCACTTTACAAACTTTGGCTAGTTATTACCCAAGATGTAAATTTTGGTAAAATTGAACGCAACGACTTTAATGATATAAACGATTTTAAAACAAAAAGTAACGCAGATTTAAAACGTTTACAACAAAAAGAAACCATAAAACGCTACCAGTTTATAAATAATGTTCTAAAAAAAGGACTTACAATAGACCTAGCAAATGCAAGCGACTTACGCATTAAATTAGATAGAATTTTAACTCATAAATTTTGGGGTTACATCATCTTTTTAGTTATTCTATTTTTAATGTTTCAAGCCGTTTACGATTGGGCAACGTACCCAACCGATTTAATAGATGAAGGGTTTGCATCCTTAGCTAATTGGGTTAAAAACACATTACCCCCAGGAGTTTTTACAAACTTATTATCAGAAGGTATTATTGCTGGTATTGGTGGTATTATGGTATTTATCCCTCCTATTGCATTTCTATTCCTATTTATAGCATTGCTTGAAGAAAGCGGTTATATGAGCCGCGTAGTGTTTTTAATGGATAAAATAATGCGTCGTTTTGGCTTAAGCGGAAAAAGTGTAGTACCTCTAATTTCGGGTAATGCTTGTGCTGTTCCTGCTATTATGGCTGCCAGAAATATTGAGAATTGGAAAGAACGCCTTATTACAATTCTTGTTACTCCATTTACCACGTGTTCTGCAAGATTACCTGTTTACGTTATAATTATTGCGCTAGTAATTCCAGAAGGTACCTTTTTAGGTATGGGCTATAAAGCACTCACCTTAATGGCGCTTTATGTTATTGGCTTTTTAACAGCTATTGTATCGGCTTATATTTTAAACAAAATACTTAAAATTAAAAGTAAAACGTATTTTGTTATAGAAATGCCAAGTTATAAAATTCCGTTGTTTAAAAATGTAGCACTAACTGTTATAGAAAAAACAAAAGCTTTTGTATTAGAAGCTGGTAAAATAATACTAGCTATTTCTATTATTTTATGGGTGTTAGCTTCATATGGTCCTGGAGAAAATTTTAATAATGCCGAAGAAATTATTAAAACTGAATATACTCAGGCATCTGAAAAAGAACTAGAAGACAAAATAGCAGCTCATAAATTAGAACACAGCTATATTGGTATTATAGGTAAATCTATAGAACCTGTAATACGTCCGTTAGGATACGATTGGAAAATTGGCATTGGTTTAGTGACCTCTTTTGCAGCGCGCGAAGTTTTTGTTGGTACACTGGCAACTATTTACAGTGTTGGAAGTGCCAATGATAGCGAAGATGAAGATACCATTAAAAACAAAATGGCCGCAGAAGTTCATCCAGATGGCACAAAAGTATTTACGTTAGCCTCTGGTATTTCGCTTTTACTTTTTTATGCCTTTGCTATGCAATGCATGAGTACTTTAGCCATTGCAAAACGAGAAACCAATAGTTGGAAATGGCCCATGCTTCAGTTAGTATTTATGAGTGGTTTTGCGTATATTGCTGCTTTAATAGCATTTCAGTTTTTAAAATAA
- a CDS encoding metal-dependent transcriptional regulator, with amino-acid sequence MITLTEENYIKTIYQLGKYGTLTVSTNNIAEAIATKASSVTDMIKKLADKGYVDYKRYQGATLTSKGKKIAADVVRKHRLWEVFLVEKLNFSWDEVHDIAEQLEHIKSDKLINELDKLLDYPTHDPHGDPIPDKSGEIKKSNKVLLFTLPENTKGVCVGVKDTSPTFLKYLDKHKIALGSEIKVISREDYDDSMVIEIKGETKTISQAVASNLFVLEA; translated from the coding sequence ATGATAACGCTTACAGAAGAAAATTATATTAAAACCATATACCAGTTAGGTAAATATGGAACCTTAACGGTAAGTACTAATAATATTGCCGAAGCTATAGCAACAAAAGCTTCTTCGGTAACCGACATGATAAAAAAATTAGCAGACAAAGGTTATGTTGATTATAAGCGTTACCAAGGAGCTACATTAACTTCAAAAGGCAAAAAAATTGCTGCCGATGTGGTTAGGAAACACCGTTTATGGGAAGTGTTTTTGGTTGAAAAACTTAATTTTTCGTGGGATGAGGTGCACGATATAGCCGAACAATTAGAACATATAAAATCAGATAAGTTAATAAATGAACTGGATAAATTACTAGATTATCCTACCCACGATCCTCATGGAGATCCAATTCCTGATAAAAGCGGCGAGATTAAAAAATCAAACAAAGTATTGTTGTTCACTTTACCCGAAAATACCAAAGGTGTATGTGTTGGGGTTAAAGATACCTCGCCAACTTTTTTAAAATATTTAGATAAACATAAAATAGCTTTAGGTTCTGAAATTAAGGTTATTTCTCGTGAAGATTATGACGACTCTATGGTTATTGAAATTAAAGGCGAAACAAAAACCATATCACAAGCAGTTGCTAGTAATTTATTTGTATTAGAAGCATAG